TGCGACGTGCTGCAGTCTCCGCATTAGCCGAGAATTTCAAAGATGACCCCGACACCAAAACCTTCCTCAAAGACCGCGCTACCCAGGATGATAAATCAGGTGTGCGAGGTGCTGCAGTCCAAGCATTAGGCGAGAAATTCCCAGATGACCCTCAGTTATTTGCAATTTACTACAATTGCGCTGTTAATGACCCCTTTGAGGGTAGCCATGACAGATATAAACCCAACCCCCGGCGCGTTGCATTGGAGATAATTATCAAGCAATTTCCTCAGCATCCCGATACTTTACCACTGTTGCGCGACAGAGCAGAGAATGACGCAGATGAGGTTGTGCGGGGGTATGCCGAGAAGCAGTTGAGGGAGTGGGAGAATAAATAGTAATTCGTAATTCGTAATTCGTAATTCGTAATTCGTAATTACAGCAATTTTCATCGATTTGAACCACATTGTTTGTAGGGGTTTAGCATTGCTAAACCCTTACCGCGTGGTCTATGAGGGGTTGTTTTTTGTGATTTGTGCAAGAAATCTTGTAATTATGTGCATTTTCTCTGACCAATGGGAATTATATACTTAGCTTTTTTGCTACTGTAATCTCAAAATATCCAGGGTAATTATACGATGGGCTATCAAAACATTAACGCCAGCATCTCCGCAGAAGATATCCAAGAAATCAAAGCGGCGCTACAAACCATCCAAAAAAAGCTACCGTTTCTTGTCACCCTCAGCGCCGAGGAACGGCGTAAACTAGTGAAAATGGGTGATAAAAGTTTGGCTTTTGTCAACAATAGCGTGACTGCGGCTCAGTCTAACCGGGAAATTCTCCCAGCCAGTTTTGATGTTGAGGAATTTGTCCGCGATTATCAATTGGCTACCAGTCTGACTGAAATCTTAACCTCGATGCGCCAAGTCTCTGAACAAGTAGATGATACTTTGTTGGCTGTGGGTAGTGAAGCGATGACGAGCAGTTTAACGGTTTATGATTATGTGAAGACTGCGGCGAAAAAGACTCCTGGCTTAAAAACTGTGGCGGAACAGTTAGGGGAACGTTTTAAAGCTATCAGAGCAAAATCTACCAAATCTACGGCGACGCCTCAATAAATTATACCAGTTTCAACAACGAACAGGACTAATACATGAGGTAGGGGCGCAAGGCTTTGCGCCCCTCTATATTGTTGATGTGTGGCGAAGATTTTTTGAATTGGTTTTATAGTGTTTTAGTTTAGTCATGATACCAATACATTGGTAAGGGCAGGGCAGTGCGGTGCCCCTACAAGACGATGATACCAATACATTGGTGAGGGCATGGCAGTGCCATGCCCCTACAAGACGATGATACCAATACATTGGTAAGGGCAGGGCAGTGCGGTGCCCCTACAAGACGATGATACCAATACATTGGTGAGGGCACGGCAGTGCCGTGCCCCTACAAGACATTTATAGGTATCAGGGTTTTGGTGAAGTAGTATTAATACTCGTTGACGGAGCAAAAAGCTGCGTTCATCTCCCTCGGAACTGCGTTGACGGAGCAAAAAGCTGCGTTCATCTCTCTCGGAACTGCGTTGACGGAGCAAAAAGCTGCGTTCATCTCTCTCGGAACTGCGTTGACGGAGCAAAAAGCTGCGTTCATCTCTCTCGGAACTGCGTTGACGGAGCAAAAAGCTGCGTTCATCTCTCTCGGAACTGCGTTGACGGAGCAAAAAGCTGCGTTCATCTCTCTCGGAACTGCGTTGACGGAGTAAAAAGCTGCGTTCATCTCCCTCGGAACTGCGTTGACGGAGTAAATAGATCACGGGGTAAGGGCGCAAAGCCTTGCGCCCCTACATAGATCACGGGGTGGGGGCGCAAGGCCTTACAATGCAATACAGTTCAGTTAAGAAAATTGTCGTAGGGGCACGGCACGAATAAAATTGTCATTAGAAGCAAAAATTTTGGATGCCGTGCCCCTACAGTGTATATCATTCGAGCCTAACATCCCTGTATTGCCTGACAATGGACTCAGATTCTACTATTATGGAAACTTCCGCTCGCGCACATCTACTACATAATCTTGCACGGCTTTGGTAATTGTCTCGCGCAGATTGGTATAAACTTTGGCGAATGGCGGGTGCTTCTCTGACAACCCCAACACATCAGAGGTAACTAATACCTGACCATCGCAGTGAGAACCTGCGCCGATACCAATGGTAGGAATACTCAATGTTTCTGTAATCTGTTTTGCCAAATCGGCGGGGATATGCTCTAACACTATAGAGAATACACCCGCTTGTTCCAGGGCGATCGCTTCTTGTAAAATCCTCTCGCCCTCTTCCTGGGTCTTTCCTTGTTGTCGCAAACCGATTTGATGGACTGATTGGGGCGTCAACCCCACATGACCCATGACAGGAATCCCGGCTTGTACTAAACGCGCAATAGTTTCCACCATCGCCGGATAGCCACCCTCTAACTTCACAGCTTGCGCCCCGGTTTCCTTCAACACTCGCCCAGCGGAATGCATCGCTTGTTGAATGCTTTCTTGATACGTTAAAAATGGTAAATCTACGACAATTAATGACCGTTGCACACCCCTAACCACTGATTTAGCGTGGTACAGCATTTCATCCAGAGAAATTGGCAGCGTTGTTTTATACCCCAACATTACCGCCATAGAGTCCCCGACCAGGATTAAGTCTACCCCGGCTGCATCGAGGAGTTGGGCGATCGCATAATCCCAAGCGGTCAACGCTACAATTGACCGTCCCTGTTGTTTCCATTGAATTAATTGCTTGGTAGTAACTGCCATTTTTTGAGTGCTGAGTGCTGAGTGCTGAGTGGTGAGTTAGAAGTTAGAACTTAGAAGTTTGCAGTTAGAAGTTACAGCAATTTTCAGACAATAACAACATATATTGTAGGGGCACGGCACTGCCGTGCCCTATCCCGTGATCTATTTACTGAGAAGTTTGCAGTTAGAAGTTACAGCAATTTTCAGACAATAACAACATATATTGTAGGGGCACGGCACTGCCGTGCCCTATCCCGTGATCTATTTACCTGAAAACTGCTGTAAGATAAATCCCCAATCCCCAATCCCTGGTAACTGAGCGGAGCCGTACCACTACGTGGAAGCAAGCTACGCGTAGCGTCTCGCAGAGAAGTGCAATCCCCAATCCCCAATCCCCAATCCCCAATCCCTGGTAACAGAGCGGAGCCGTTCGCGTAGCGTCCGCACCAGAAGTGCAATCCCTACTTGAC
The Gloeotrichia echinulata CP02 DNA segment above includes these coding regions:
- the panB gene encoding 3-methyl-2-oxobutanoate hydroxymethyltransferase codes for the protein MAVTTKQLIQWKQQGRSIVALTAWDYAIAQLLDAAGVDLILVGDSMAVMLGYKTTLPISLDEMLYHAKSVVRGVQRSLIVVDLPFLTYQESIQQAMHSAGRVLKETGAQAVKLEGGYPAMVETIARLVQAGIPVMGHVGLTPQSVHQIGLRQQGKTQEEGERILQEAIALEQAGVFSIVLEHIPADLAKQITETLSIPTIGIGAGSHCDGQVLVTSDVLGLSEKHPPFAKVYTNLRETITKAVQDYVVDVRERKFP